One window from the genome of Leptospira broomii serovar Hurstbridge str. 5399 encodes:
- a CDS encoding LIC10486 family protein has protein sequence MEQKSQTSKLQEQANLMNLAFESVLTEEQAIELIQGKLKDAYLLKLRIDVENRAGIVVGLISRFKHEFIELYSLFSNSSLIRKIRTFEDFGQITHDMAEAAREEAADPGLSEQIGRILHTKLNKQILENYYPLWERNDTAALVNLLENQIKLGMKINMVRVQADVEFVSSIRNRGKNIFAGVLAPILKPPEEGEDSTLSAGAIDPEKAAVQRQIEAIRKGFGRVVTAKTILSPVNGIDFDDLIEGDKILFQLPNNAPEEKALAKTLGAIDQNGNAKPVVGSFISIASGKNEYHIFAKGPAGVLLQAFEESPVRLARPKSAATPRPPGMSGGKSSDSGNALNYFVLVGVVLLAGLLAFILLR, from the coding sequence ATGGAACAAAAATCGCAAACCAGTAAACTCCAGGAACAGGCAAATTTAATGAACCTGGCTTTCGAATCCGTTCTCACGGAGGAACAGGCCATCGAACTGATCCAGGGAAAATTAAAGGATGCATATCTTTTAAAACTTCGAATCGACGTTGAAAATAGAGCGGGCATTGTCGTAGGACTTATATCCAGATTTAAACACGAATTCATCGAATTATATTCTTTATTCTCGAATTCCTCTTTAATTCGTAAAATCAGAACATTCGAAGATTTTGGACAGATAACCCATGACATGGCGGAAGCCGCCAGGGAAGAGGCCGCGGATCCGGGTTTGTCCGAGCAGATCGGTCGAATTCTGCACACAAAATTAAACAAACAAATTTTAGAAAATTATTATCCTCTTTGGGAACGAAACGATACCGCTGCGCTCGTTAATCTTTTAGAGAATCAGATCAAGCTAGGCATGAAGATCAACATGGTACGTGTACAAGCCGACGTCGAATTCGTATCTAGTATCAGAAATCGCGGAAAAAACATTTTTGCAGGAGTTCTTGCTCCGATTCTCAAACCGCCTGAAGAAGGAGAAGATAGCACTCTATCCGCGGGGGCTATAGATCCTGAAAAGGCAGCGGTTCAACGTCAGATCGAAGCGATTCGGAAAGGATTCGGTCGAGTTGTAACTGCAAAGACCATTCTTTCCCCGGTAAACGGGATCGATTTTGATGATCTAATAGAAGGCGATAAGATATTATTCCAACTTCCGAATAACGCTCCCGAAGAGAAAGCTTTGGCAAAAACTCTCGGTGCGATAGATCAAAACGGAAACGCAAAACCCGTAGTCGGTTCCTTTATATCGATCGCCTCTGGTAAAAACGAATATCATATTTTTGCAAAGGGTCCGGCCGGAGTTCTACTGCAAGCATTTGAAGAAAGTCCCGTTCGCTTAGCACGTCCTAAGAGCGCCGCAACCCCGAGACCTCCGGGTATGAGCGGCGGTAAATCGTCCGATTCCGGAAACGCACTCAACTACTTTGTTCTCGTAGGCGTGGTGCTTCTAGCAGGACTCTTAGCGTTCATTCTTCTGAGATAA
- a CDS encoding YegP family protein: MAAKFEVYTDKGGKYRFRLKAGNGEIIAASEAYESKQACLHGIESVKNNAASAQVVEVE, encoded by the coding sequence ATGGCAGCTAAATTTGAAGTGTACACCGACAAAGGAGGAAAATATCGTTTTCGCCTTAAGGCTGGAAACGGCGAAATTATTGCAGCCAGCGAAGCATACGAATCGAAGCAAGCCTGTCTACACGGAATCGAGTCCGTAAAAAACAACGCTGCTTCCGCTCAAGTTGTGGAAGTCGAATAG
- a CDS encoding adenylate/guanylate cyclase domain-containing protein, whose product MGPSDSKTPSSFPEILNREINLTLERCSLYSAILGGGSSVLLICLQYIDVVREMQVPIAWTSLGGLTSFVFYLIARTRKVKRSGAYAMILGYSSLPGVLFLSAEIMLPNGAATYITGPASYLYYFMVVLSGFAFDERLSLLAGIFCGAQYITFFLISKNGLNALSSTDILMLNDITDPAIYFFKSLMMIFCGILVGILVKNAKRFLNEILEKEQEKSRISRLFGQFVSEEVKEKLMGLDSPFKTERKKAAILFSDIRSFTSLSETADPEELLMHLNEYFERMVGAIVRNGGTIDKFIGDAVMAVFGGIIELPNPSEAATAAALEMRRELGELKKQWQLSGVTPMENGIGIHYGEVVQGSVGSKDRMDFTVIGDAVNTASRLEGLCGSLGFPIIMSEEVFLQLSPVLKDRFQEGEQVSVKGKSKPIQIYLSKDLTK is encoded by the coding sequence ATGGGACCCTCCGATTCAAAGACGCCCTCCTCATTTCCGGAGATTCTCAATCGGGAAATTAACCTAACTCTCGAAAGATGCAGTTTGTATTCCGCGATCTTGGGCGGAGGCTCTTCCGTCTTGCTTATCTGCTTACAATATATAGATGTGGTTCGGGAAATGCAAGTACCAATCGCCTGGACATCGTTAGGCGGATTGACTTCTTTCGTTTTTTACCTGATTGCTCGTACTAGAAAAGTAAAACGATCCGGTGCCTATGCGATGATTTTGGGATATTCCTCCCTCCCCGGTGTTTTATTTTTATCGGCGGAAATAATGCTGCCAAACGGAGCTGCAACCTACATTACGGGTCCGGCCTCTTATTTATATTATTTTATGGTTGTTCTTAGCGGCTTTGCTTTCGATGAACGATTATCACTCCTTGCCGGAATTTTTTGCGGAGCGCAATACATAACATTCTTTCTAATCTCGAAGAACGGATTAAACGCCTTATCCTCCACTGATATCTTGATGTTAAACGATATTACAGATCCTGCAATATACTTTTTTAAGTCCTTAATGATGATATTTTGCGGAATCTTAGTCGGAATTCTGGTTAAGAATGCAAAACGTTTCTTGAACGAGATCTTGGAGAAAGAACAGGAGAAATCCCGGATTTCGAGACTTTTCGGTCAATTTGTATCCGAGGAAGTTAAGGAAAAACTAATGGGATTAGATTCTCCTTTTAAAACCGAAAGAAAAAAAGCGGCTATTCTTTTCTCGGATATAAGATCCTTTACCTCCCTATCCGAAACGGCCGATCCGGAAGAACTACTAATGCATTTGAACGAGTATTTTGAAAGAATGGTAGGCGCAATCGTTCGAAACGGAGGTACTATCGATAAGTTTATCGGCGATGCCGTCATGGCCGTATTCGGGGGCATAATAGAACTCCCGAACCCGAGCGAGGCCGCCACTGCCGCAGCGCTTGAAATGCGGAGAGAATTGGGTGAGCTTAAAAAGCAATGGCAACTGTCCGGCGTTACGCCCATGGAGAACGGAATCGGAATCCATTACGGAGAGGTCGTGCAAGGGTCAGTCGGTAGTAAGGATCGGATGGACTTTACCGTAATCGGCGATGCAGTTAATACGGCGTCTCGTTTGGAGGGACTGTGCGGTTCTTTAGGATTTCCGATCATAATGTCCGAGGAAGTTTTTTTGCAATTGTCCCCGGTTCTTAAAGATCGGTTTCAAGAGGGGGAACAGGTTTCCGTAAAAGGAAAATCAAAGCCGATTCAGATATATTTATCAAAAGATTTAACGAAATAA